A region of Fimbriimonadaceae bacterium DNA encodes the following proteins:
- the ychF gene encoding Ribosome-binding ATPase YchF: protein MKVALIGFASSGKSTLYRAAAKGQAKGDVTAVAVPDNRFDTIVEQVKPKKVTPATVILQDNVESAQGTGSKMFSAAAVEAAKKSDLLLHVVRGFESPIAPYYGEVEPVRDRVRIDEELVLADLQIVETRLERLSKSQTAKNPGHPEYVERITLEKLKSELEEGGRIGTDGYTEDEATIIRNYQFLTAKPTVIAFNVGEDHVAEPPDAIKQDIAKLAATGVQAFAVCATIEEEIAQLEADDQPEFLASLGLTEPASAKVIQAVYAALGLITFFTAGENETRAWPLQKGANALKAAGTIHTDIAKGFIRAEVVHYDEYRTAGSLDAAYSAGKMSLEGKEYVIQDGDLLHIRNKS from the coding sequence ATGAAAGTCGCTCTTATCGGATTCGCCAGCTCTGGCAAGAGCACGCTCTATCGCGCCGCCGCAAAGGGACAGGCAAAGGGTGACGTAACTGCCGTGGCCGTCCCCGACAATCGGTTCGATACGATTGTTGAGCAGGTGAAGCCGAAAAAGGTCACTCCCGCAACGGTGATTCTTCAGGACAACGTCGAATCGGCCCAGGGAACGGGTTCGAAGATGTTCTCGGCGGCGGCGGTCGAGGCAGCGAAAAAATCCGACCTGCTTCTTCACGTCGTGAGAGGTTTTGAGTCGCCGATCGCTCCCTATTACGGCGAGGTTGAACCGGTTCGTGACCGGGTTCGCATCGACGAGGAGCTGGTGCTGGCCGATCTGCAAATCGTGGAGACACGTTTGGAACGGCTCTCGAAGAGCCAGACGGCCAAAAACCCTGGACACCCCGAATACGTCGAACGGATCACCCTCGAGAAGCTGAAGTCCGAGCTTGAGGAAGGGGGCCGCATCGGTACCGATGGCTACACCGAGGACGAGGCTACGATCATCCGCAACTACCAGTTTCTAACCGCAAAGCCCACCGTCATTGCCTTTAACGTGGGGGAGGATCACGTTGCCGAACCGCCGGACGCGATCAAGCAGGACATAGCCAAACTCGCTGCCACCGGTGTTCAGGCCTTTGCCGTTTGCGCGACGATCGAAGAGGAAATCGCCCAACTGGAAGCCGATGACCAACCCGAATTCCTTGCCTCCCTGGGCCTAACCGAACCGGCCAGCGCAAAGGTGATTCAGGCAGTCTACGCCGCGCTGGGCCTTATCACCTTTTTCACCGCCGGGGAAAATGAAACAAGGGCCTGGCCGCTCCAGAAGGGTGCGAATGCCCTCAAGGCAGCGGGGACGATCCACACGGATATCGCCAAAGGCTTCATACGGGCAGAGGTCGTCCATTACGACGAGTATCGGACCGCAGGGTCCCTGGATGCCGCTTACTCGGCCGGCAAGATGAGCCTGGAAGGCAAAGAATACGTGATTCAGGACGGCGACCTGCTCCATATCCGGAACAAGAGCTGA
- the mlaE gene encoding putative phospholipid ABC transporter permease protein MlaE, with protein MAVLQRESPIFSPIVGFFTFVGECFLLLCQAIGNLIRPPFELKETLQQMSFVGAASVPIVTMTCFFSGAVLALYSTEVFVQYGATNFAGAVVGVSIAREIAPVLAGIMVAARCGSAMAAQIGTMAVTEQIDALRALNVRPVNYLVIPRLLACVTMVPVLALVGMYAGIVGGYLVSVDGGVASGSFMESIRQFLKPWDFMGGMIKTIAFGAIVAIVSCQQGMRTSEGAVGVGKATTNAVVICMVLIYLANFFLAAWLY; from the coding sequence GTGGCAGTGCTGCAGCGCGAGTCACCGATTTTTAGTCCGATCGTCGGATTTTTCACATTCGTCGGCGAATGCTTTCTCTTGCTGTGTCAAGCCATAGGCAACCTTATCCGTCCGCCGTTCGAGCTAAAGGAGACCTTGCAGCAGATGTCATTCGTGGGGGCGGCCTCCGTACCCATCGTCACGATGACCTGCTTCTTCTCCGGCGCCGTTCTCGCGCTGTACAGCACGGAAGTCTTCGTCCAATACGGCGCCACCAACTTTGCGGGAGCGGTGGTCGGCGTCTCGATCGCCAGGGAAATCGCCCCGGTGCTGGCCGGGATCATGGTCGCGGCAAGGTGCGGCTCGGCGATGGCGGCTCAGATCGGCACCATGGCCGTGACGGAGCAGATCGATGCGCTGCGAGCCCTGAACGTCCGTCCGGTCAACTACCTGGTCATTCCAAGACTTCTTGCCTGCGTCACGATGGTTCCGGTGCTGGCGCTCGTGGGCATGTATGCGGGCATCGTGGGCGGCTACCTGGTGTCGGTTGACGGCGGCGTCGCCTCCGGCTCGTTCATGGAGTCGATTCGCCAGTTTCTGAAACCCTGGGATTTTATGGGCGGGATGATCAAGACGATTGCCTTCGGGGCGATCGTGGCGATCGTCTCGTGCCAGCAGGGCATGCGGACATCCGAGGGTGCGGTCGGGGTCGGTAAGGCGACGACCAATGCCGTGGTGATCTGCATGGTGCTGATCTACCTGGCGAATTTCTTCTTGGCCGCCTGGCTATACTAG
- a CDS encoding 1,4-alpha-glucan branching enzyme: MPVGRFLLCLHSHMPYVLSHGTSPHGTDWLNESAAECYLPILDALDRLLHQGIRPRWTINISPILAEQLDDPTFKDGFEFYCQEKVDFARLDQEKFRTEGPLWMEGLSAMWQRVYSRALTQFRHQWGRSICEGFRHFQDEGSIEVITCGATHGYFPLLGTDESVQAQVKIGVETYRKRFGRQPRGIWLPECAYRPRYEWKSPIDESEPAWPRKGVEEFLAENGLEYFFVDSHMIRGGEPLGTYAANFPQLAELFARSKKMFTPPAELRSEYEHYALKNDVVCMARDPQTTVRVWSGDVGYPGSPCYLEFHKQLYPGRLRYWSIGTDKADLGAKPAYDPWEAFESIGQNAEDFVNLVKSTMAQYKGAADRTGTLVAMYDTELFGHWWWEGPEFLYESARLMAADPDLECVTGGDLLDQEPPRHTITLPEGSWGEGGYHYIWINGDNFWTWQQLYPAEKKLREMAQNYAGGPAQAIVEQAARELLLAEASDWQFLISTWAARDYAEVRFTDHIERFERLAKMADRVHAGGALDAEELRFLAECQTKDAAFAEIDLGWWSKLDRPLQLSAT, translated from the coding sequence ATGCCCGTTGGCCGCTTCCTCCTGTGTCTTCACAGCCATATGCCTTATGTGCTGTCCCATGGCACGTCGCCACACGGGACGGACTGGCTGAACGAGTCGGCTGCCGAGTGCTACCTGCCTATTCTCGATGCTCTCGACCGGCTGCTACACCAAGGCATCCGCCCTCGGTGGACCATCAACATCAGCCCCATCCTCGCCGAGCAGCTCGACGATCCCACCTTCAAGGATGGATTCGAGTTCTACTGCCAGGAAAAGGTGGATTTCGCGCGACTGGACCAGGAGAAGTTTCGTACCGAAGGGCCCCTTTGGATGGAAGGCCTCTCGGCGATGTGGCAGCGGGTGTACAGCCGCGCGCTGACTCAATTCCGCCACCAATGGGGACGATCCATTTGCGAGGGCTTTCGGCATTTTCAGGACGAGGGTTCGATCGAGGTGATCACGTGCGGGGCCACCCACGGGTACTTCCCCCTGCTCGGAACCGACGAATCCGTTCAGGCGCAGGTGAAAATCGGGGTTGAAACGTATCGCAAGCGGTTCGGACGCCAGCCGAGGGGCATCTGGCTGCCGGAGTGCGCGTACCGGCCCCGGTACGAGTGGAAATCGCCGATCGACGAATCAGAGCCGGCTTGGCCCCGTAAAGGGGTCGAGGAGTTTCTCGCTGAGAACGGGCTTGAGTATTTCTTCGTTGACAGCCATATGATTCGCGGCGGAGAGCCCTTGGGAACGTACGCCGCCAATTTTCCTCAGCTTGCGGAGCTTTTTGCTCGCAGCAAAAAGATGTTCACCCCGCCGGCGGAGCTTCGCAGCGAGTACGAGCATTATGCGCTGAAGAACGATGTGGTCTGCATGGCGAGGGATCCGCAAACCACGGTACGGGTCTGGTCGGGCGACGTCGGCTATCCGGGCTCCCCCTGCTATCTGGAGTTTCATAAGCAACTGTATCCGGGCCGTCTTCGCTACTGGTCCATTGGAACTGACAAGGCCGATCTTGGCGCGAAGCCGGCATACGATCCGTGGGAGGCGTTCGAGTCGATCGGGCAGAACGCGGAAGACTTTGTGAACTTGGTGAAGTCGACGATGGCGCAGTACAAGGGCGCAGCCGACCGAACCGGAACGCTCGTCGCGATGTATGACACCGAGCTCTTTGGCCACTGGTGGTGGGAGGGACCAGAGTTCCTCTATGAATCGGCACGGCTCATGGCCGCCGATCCCGATCTTGAGTGCGTGACGGGAGGCGACCTGCTCGATCAAGAACCGCCACGGCACACCATTACGTTGCCCGAAGGCTCATGGGGCGAGGGTGGCTACCACTACATCTGGATCAATGGAGACAATTTCTGGACCTGGCAGCAGCTTTATCCAGCCGAGAAGAAGCTGCGAGAGATGGCGCAGAACTATGCCGGCGGTCCCGCGCAGGCGATCGTCGAACAGGCCGCTCGCGAGCTCCTGCTGGCCGAGGCCAGCGACTGGCAGTTCCTGATCTCCACATGGGCTGCACGCGACTATGCCGAAGTGAGGTTCACCGACCACATTGAGCGCTTCGAGCGTCTAGCTAAAATGGCAGATCGAGTTCACGCCGGCGGTGCGCTGGATGCAGAAGAACTGCGGTTCCTGGCGGAATGCCAAACCAAGGACGCGGCTTTCGCTGAGATAGACCTCGGCTGGTGGTCGAAGCTCGATAGACCCTTACAACTAAGCGCAACATGA